A window of the Dioscorea cayenensis subsp. rotundata cultivar TDr96_F1 chromosome 14, TDr96_F1_v2_PseudoChromosome.rev07_lg8_w22 25.fasta, whole genome shotgun sequence genome harbors these coding sequences:
- the LOC120275472 gene encoding uncharacterized protein LOC120275472 codes for MRFRRWYCSLSSLPSPSKKVSKRSEVAKVKRTMAIKSFVQRYMLANPGVFPKPTEVRDAVGGSWNIVKEILAKMKAEMLPASQIDQSTASTSFVADGSDAKEVEGNMGSGTVNTDEGFGALTEMLDVAKSRTMEDKDSAVLASVKNSENFEVLQPKKRQETMEDFTTSGSVSNQHLLCLMNQIVGEGKQNTVAKDTHRHSLKAKTLEDASSPCRSEGYRRRIDGMASSHYSLAPNQKNSELDNTSPRNPVSLVELFTHRAEKISFDCPNVNTLKRVTPVNFSEEGPSSMNQTVGAEENEQTTVTADTNRYSFKAKSLEDASSPCRSEDYGRRIGGMASNHDSLALDQRNSELGKTSPRNLPSLVELFNRNAENIVLDCPNVDTMKKVTPVNLSEEGPGSLENLKKHPNLSYNYVFGEKIMKQADYLKLKKVHSEESEMQLGVKGNLDGIVKLTRDTLKMESWADKSSNKINLPCKEASVGNSKAFVHQSLKHLGLNDQHTSRSQLEKKQANMPSEGPGSLERLNKHPNLSYDYAFGEKIMKQADYLKLKKVHSEEFEMELGVKGSLDGIVKLTSDTLKMGSWANESSNKINLLRKGASVGNSKAFVHQSLKHLCLNDQHTSRSQLEKKQANMPYEVTESEENEDSNCLKLETILLDKDEKAVDTSDGLNSLFISDESDSDISAFEYPSPEPNNEVLSSMKGFHVNINRHDEKIALDNRLLVYFLPKIAKVKDLIQAFGDSGPISEINILPSRENRFNYAQVFFKTNEGLRKALSKTDVAVGGADVAMKAAITPSEICDRMFCTEQVNNADFPDHFLKHPSRTVVINGLPDNLSFNHLKCALSTWGRITSVVMGASVSTVFVEFESEKSKERALAKATISISGLTLSILRVDAPKTTIIRISNVNPVSGATKVHSICDSFGKVKKVTGRYIDTFDIHFKLSEWSNMLKIINRLNGLVVDQHKWTAQPATLIPAEVLQALWNKPEGQKQVHELVRNICERISDESIDTSIDTSLLSLAEEYSRS; via the exons ATGAGGTTTCGAAGATGGTATTGTTCTCTTTCTTCGTTGCCATCTCCTTCCAAGAAGGTTTCCAAGCGGAGCGAAGTGGCCAAGGTGAAGAGAACCATGGCTATCAAGTCCTTCGTTCAGAG GTATATGCTGGCAAACCCTGGAGTCTTTCCCAAACCAACAGAAGTTCGTGATGCTGTTGGTGGATCATGGAACATTGTGAAAGAAATTCTCGCAAAAATGAAAGCAGAGATGCTGCCTGCTTCTCAAATTGATCAGTCAACTGCAAGTACAAGCTTCGTAGCAGATGGTTCTGATGCTAAAGAGGTGGAAGGAAATATGGGCAGTGGCACAGTCAACACAGATGAAGGGTTTGGGGCATTAACTGAAATGCTCGATGTGGCAAAATCGCGTACCATGGAAGATAAAGATTCAGCAGTTTTAGCATCAGTGAAGAATTCAGAAAATTTTGAGGTGCTTCAACCCAAAAAGAGGCAAGAAACAATGGAGGATTTCACAACTTCTGGTTCTGTTAGCAACCAGCATTTACTTTGTTTAATGAATCAAATTGTTGGAGAAGGAAAACAGAATACAGTGGCTAAAGATACTCATAGACACTCCTTGAAGGCAAAAACTCTGGAAGATGCTTCTTCACCCTGCAGAAGTGAGGGCTACAGAAGAAGAATAGATGGCATGGCTTCAAGTCATTATTCCTTGGCTCCGAACCAGAAAAACTCAGAATTAGACAACACATCACCCAGAAATCCTGTTAGTTTGGTTGAGTTATTTACCCATAGAGCTGAAAAGATCAGTTTTGATTGCCCAAATGTTAACACTTTGAAGAGAGTGACACCTGTGAATTTTAGTGAGGAAGGCCCCAGCTCAATGAATCAAACTGTTGGAGCAGAAGAAAACGAACAAACTACAGTGACTGCAGATACTAATAGGTACTCCTTTAAGGCCAAATCTCTGGAAGATGCTTCTTCTCCCTGCAGAAGTGAAGATTACGGAAGAAGGATAGGTGGCATGGCTTCAAATCATGATTCCTTGGCCCTGGACCAGAGAAACTCAGAATTGGGCAAAACATCACCCAGAAATCTTCCTAGTTTGGTTGAGTTATTTAACCGAAATGCTGAAAATATTGTGCTTGACTGCCCAAATGTTGACACTATGAAGAAAGTGACACCTGTAAATCTTAGTGAGGAAGGCCCTGGTTCACTTGAAAATCTCAAAAAACATCCAAACTTGAGTTACAATTATGTGTTTGGTGAAAAGATCATGAAACAAGCTGATTATTTAAAGCTTAAGAAAGTGCATAGTGAGGAATCCGAGATGCAACTGGGAGTTAAAGGCAATCTTGATGGTATTGTTAAGCTTACAAGGGATACACTAAAGATGGAATCTTGGGCTGATAAATCTTcgaataaaattaatttacctTGCAAAGAAGCTTCTGTAGGAAATTCAAAGGCGTTTGTACATCAGAGCTTGAAACATTTGGGTTTGAACGATCAGCATACATCCAGGAGCCAGCTTGAGAAGAAACAGGCTAATATGCCTTCTGAAGGCCCTGGTTCACTTGAACGTCTCAATAAACATCCGAACTTGAGTTACGATTATGCGTTTGGTGAAAAGATTATGAAACAAGCGGATTATTTAAAGCTTAAGAAAGTACACAGTGAGGAGTTCGAGATGGAACTGGGAGTTAAAGGCAGTCTTGATGGTATTGTTAAGCTCACAAGTGATACGCTAAAGATGGGATCTTGGGCTAATGAATCTTcgaataaaattaatttacttCGCAAAGGAGCTTCTGTAGGAAATTCAAAGGCGTTTGTACATCAGAGCTTGAAACATTTGTGTTTGAACGATCAGCATACATCCAGGAGCCAGCTTGAGAAGAAACAGGCTAATATGCCTTATGAAGTAACTGAAAGTGAAGAAAATGAGGATTCAAATTGCTTAAAACTGGAGACAATTCTATTGGACAAAGATGAGAAGGCAGTGGACACATCTGATGGGCTGAACTCTCTATTTATCAGTGATGAGAGTGATTCTGATATCTCTGCTTTTGAATATCCAAGTCCTGAACCAAATAATGAGGTTCTTTCTTCAATGAAAGGatttcatgtaaatataaatCGACACGATGAAAAAATCGCCCTTGACAACAGGCTGCTGGTGTATTTTTTGCCTAAAATAGCCAAGGTGAAAGATCTTATCCAAGCTTTTGGTGACTCTGGGCCTATTTCTGAAATCAATATACTTCCATCAAGGGAAAACCGTTTCAACTATGCGCAAGTTTTCTTCAAG ACAAACGAGGGACTGAGAAAAGCTCTAAGCAAAACCGATGTGGCTGTAGGTGGTGCTGATGTTGCTATGAAGGCTGCCATTACACCATCAGAGATATGTGACAGAATGTTTTGTACAGAGCAAGTTAACAATGCAGATTTCCCTGACCATTTTCTAAAACATCCAAGCCGAACAGTCGTTATAAATGGATTACCTGacaatttatcttttaatcacCTGAAGTGTGCACTCTCTACCTGGGGAAGAATCACCAGCGTTGTTATGGGAGCTTCCGTTTCCACCGTATTCGTTGAATTTGAG TcggaaaaatcaaaagaaagagcTCTCGCCAAAGCGACCATCTCAATATCAGGATTAACACTATCTATCCTTCGGGTGGATGCCCCGAAAACAACCATCATCCGAATATCAAATGTGAATCCTGTCAGCGGAGCAACAAAAGTTCACTCAATCTGTGATTCATTCGGAAAAGTCAAGAAAGTGACCGGACGATATATCGACACTTTCGACATCCATTTCAAATTGTCAGAATGGTCCAACATGTTGAAGATTATCAACAG GTTAAACGGCCTCGTAGTTGATCAGCACAAATGGACTGCACAACCGGCAACTCTCATTCCAGCTGAGGTACTTCAAGCACTATGGAACAAACCTGAAGGTCAAAAACAAGTGCATGAGTTGGTTCGAAATATTTGCGAAAGAATAAGCGATGAATCGATAGATACATCGATAGATACATCTTTGCTTAGCCTCGCAGAAGAATATTCAAGATCATGA
- the LOC120276264 gene encoding dCTP pyrophosphatase 1-like, whose protein sequence is MEGDDEIKKQEIEEKAMDVTLKDLSKKLEDFAKARDWEQYHSPRNLLLAMVAEVGELSEIFMWKGEVAQGLPNWDESVKEHLGEELSDVLLYLIRLADICGVDLGDAALKKIIKNAVKYPANK, encoded by the exons atgGAAGGAGATGatgaaataaagaagcaagaaatagAAGAGAAAGCCATGGATGTTACTCTCAAGGATCTCTCAAAGAAACTTGAAGACTTTGCCAAAGCTAGAGATTGGGAGCAGTATCATAGCCCAAGAAACCTCTTGCTTGCCATG GTTGCTGAAGTAGGAGAATTATCAGAAATTTTTATGTGGAAGGGAGAAGTGGCTCAAGGCCTCCCAAATTGGGATGAGTCTGTCAAAGAACATCTTGGTGAAGAACTTTCTGATGTTCTCTTATATCTTATAAGACTTGCAGACATTTGTGGTGTTGATCTTGGAGATGCtgcattaaagaaaattattaaaaatgcaGTTAAATATCCTGCAAATAAGTAA
- the LOC120275473 gene encoding 60S ribosomal protein L14-2-like, with protein MPFKRYVEIGRVALVNYGKDYGKLVVIVDVVDQNRALVDAPDMVRGQMNFKRLSLTDIKIDIPRIPKKKSLIAAMQTADVKNKWENSSWGRKLIVQKKRASLNDFDRFKVMLAKIKRGGAIRQELAKLKKQSAT; from the exons ATG CCTTTTAAGCGATACGTGGAGATTGGAAGGGTGGCGCTGGTGAACTATGGCAAGGATTATGGCAAGCTTGTTGTCATTGTCGATGTTGTCGATCAGAATCGC GCTTTGGTTGATGCCCCGGATATGGTGCGAGGCCAGATGAATTTTAAGAGGCTTTCTCTGACTGACATCAAGATTGACATTCCAAGGATACCGAAGAAGAAATCCTTGATCGCCGCAATGCAGACTGCAG ATGTGAAAAACAAATGGGAAAATAGTTCGTGGGGAAGAAAGCTGATTGTGCAGAAGAAAAGAGCTTCTTTAAATGACTTCGATCGATTTAAGGTTATGTTGGCGAAGATCAAG AGGGGTGGTGCTATTCGACAAGAACTAGCGAAGCTGAAGAAGCAAAGTGCAACATGA